In the genome of Spirochaetia bacterium, one region contains:
- a CDS encoding trp operon repressor, translating to MEKCYEDLITIFATTTDREKMKKLFEEMFTPNEEKDFILRWELMNELYQGIPQREIAARHKISLCKITRGSKILKEKKSYVRSLLSARYDDHLHL from the coding sequence ATGGAAAAATGTTATGAAGATCTGATAACTATATTTGCAACTACGACTGATCGTGAGAAGATGAAAAAGCTTTTTGAGGAAATGTTTACTCCCAATGAAGAGAAGGACTTTATACTTCGGTGGGAACTGATGAATGAGCTATATCAAGGCATTCCCCAACGGGAAATTGCTGCACGGCATAAGATAAGCCTTTGCAAGATTACCCGCGGGTCGAAAATTCTTAAGGAGAAGAAGTCCTATGTAAGAAGTCTGCTAAGTGCACGTTATGATGACCATCTCCATCTTTAG
- a CDS encoding DEAD/DEAH box helicase, translating into MSDLLKFSQLGLSEKTLQALEKKGFEEPTKIQEQCIPLLLKDQVDVIGQAQTGTGKTAAFGLPILEIVDPDCKDVQALILTPTRELAIQVSDEITSLKGDRHLDITAIYGGASMELQLKKLRRGVQIVVGTPGRIQDHLKRGTLKLDHLRFAVLDEADEMLDMGFIEDIENILSQTPDKKRMLCFSATMPDPILKLARKFMESPTIVRVENKDLTSSLTDQIYFEVRESDKLEALCRIVDMEDDFYGLVFCRTKVQCDEIGRKLQERGYDAEALHGDLSQAQREKILRRMKDHLLSILVATDVAARGIDINDLTHVINYSIPQDPEAYIHRVGRTGRAGKMGTAITFITPQEFRKFKFIKRVSNAEIRKEEVPAASDVVSIKKERIHNSLVQQMESGEDCSQFLPLAQELLKDREADHVLSSILSHFYKDELDVTRYKDIKLSAKNRERNEGRNENRRNSNSSRRDSYEDDDNGTVRLFIARGRKDGLEKRDLIDYLIERTDAADADIQNVAVRDEFSFVTAPLAVAERIITTLNENAPDDRPIVTKARPDNPNGKHMYGHRDRGENKKRSNSFHKDRDRRDRHSFSWEDERRSSKKSKFGPSDKKGHKGKRY; encoded by the coding sequence ATGTCAGATTTATTGAAATTTTCACAATTGGGTCTTAGCGAAAAGACCTTGCAAGCCCTGGAAAAGAAAGGGTTTGAGGAACCGACCAAGATCCAGGAACAGTGTATTCCCCTGTTGCTGAAAGATCAGGTAGACGTCATTGGACAGGCACAGACAGGTACCGGTAAAACAGCCGCATTCGGCTTGCCGATTCTTGAAATCGTCGACCCGGACTGCAAAGACGTACAGGCTTTGATACTCACACCGACCAGGGAACTGGCCATACAGGTCTCAGACGAAATAACATCTCTCAAGGGAGATCGTCATTTGGATATCACCGCTATTTATGGCGGAGCCTCAATGGAACTCCAACTCAAGAAGTTGCGCAGGGGCGTGCAGATTGTCGTAGGAACACCGGGCAGAATACAGGACCATCTCAAAAGAGGTACATTGAAACTCGATCACCTCAGGTTTGCGGTTCTTGATGAAGCTGATGAAATGCTGGACATGGGATTCATTGAAGATATTGAAAACATCCTCTCACAGACACCCGACAAGAAACGTATGCTGTGTTTTTCAGCAACCATGCCTGATCCCATTCTCAAATTGGCCAGAAAGTTCATGGAAAGCCCGACAATTGTCAGAGTCGAGAACAAGGACCTGACCAGCAGCCTTACAGACCAGATATACTTTGAAGTCAGGGAATCGGACAAACTTGAGGCACTGTGCAGAATCGTTGATATGGAAGATGATTTCTATGGATTGGTGTTCTGCAGGACAAAAGTACAATGCGATGAAATCGGCAGGAAATTGCAGGAAAGAGGTTATGATGCTGAAGCACTGCATGGAGACCTTTCGCAGGCACAACGGGAAAAGATTCTTCGTAGGATGAAAGACCATCTACTGAGTATCCTCGTTGCTACTGATGTTGCCGCACGTGGTATTGATATCAATGATTTGACACACGTCATTAACTATTCAATTCCACAAGACCCAGAAGCATACATACACAGGGTCGGCAGAACAGGCAGGGCCGGAAAGATGGGCACTGCAATTACATTCATCACCCCGCAGGAATTCAGGAAATTCAAGTTCATCAAAAGAGTTTCCAATGCAGAAATCCGTAAGGAAGAAGTCCCTGCTGCCTCAGATGTAGTCTCAATCAAGAAAGAGAGAATTCATAACAGCCTGGTTCAACAAATGGAATCAGGGGAAGACTGTTCCCAGTTCCTGCCTCTTGCGCAGGAGCTTCTGAAAGACAGGGAAGCAGACCATGTATTGTCCAGCATCCTATCCCATTTCTACAAGGATGAACTTGATGTCACACGTTATAAGGACATCAAGCTGTCAGCTAAGAATAGGGAAAGAAATGAAGGCCGTAACGAAAACAGGCGGAACAGCAATTCTTCGAGACGGGATTCATATGAGGACGATGACAATGGTACCGTCAGATTGTTCATTGCCCGAGGACGTAAGGATGGCCTTGAGAAACGCGACCTGATTGATTATCTGATCGAAAGAACAGACGCTGCAGATGCAGATATCCAAAATGTAGCGGTCCGTGATGAATTCTCATTTGTTACTGCTCCACTGGCTGTAGCTGAAAGGATTATCACGACGTTGAATGAAAATGCACCTGATGACCGTCCCATTGTTACAAAAGCAAGGCCGGACAACCCCAATGGCAAGCACATGTATGGTCACAGGGATCGTGGCGAGAATAAAAAACGTAGCAACAGTTTCCATAAGGACAGAGACCGCAGGGATCGGCACTCTTTCTCTTGGGAAGATGAAAGACGGTCATCAAAGAAAAGCAAATTCGGACCGAGTGATAAAAAAGGTCACAAGGGTAAGCGATATTAA
- a CDS encoding ferrous iron transport protein A — protein sequence MKSVEMMPEGSVCHVKALQGCPRFLGRITAIGITVGSQLTVIKNNRHQPMLVYGKDTLIAVNRKDCGGIFIEAVQ from the coding sequence ATGAAATCTGTGGAAATGATGCCTGAAGGTTCTGTATGCCATGTAAAGGCTTTGCAGGGGTGTCCCCGGTTTCTCGGAAGGATTACGGCAATCGGGATAACCGTAGGGAGTCAGCTTACGGTAATCAAGAACAATAGGCATCAACCGATGCTTGTCTATGGAAAAGATACGTTGATTGCTGTCAACAGAAAAGACTGCGGTGGCATCTTCATTGAGGCTGTACAGTGA
- the feoB gene encoding ferrous iron transport protein B translates to MECTIALLSQPNAGKSTLFNGLTGARQHVGNWPGKTVEKKEGEFLFEGRHIRIMDLPGSYSLSANSDEEMITRDFIASKEADIVCLLCDASQLERSLFMLADFCGMDKPVMLVLNMMDVALSKEIRINVDGLAERLGIPVARMSATDKKTYKAFYDKLGGALHAPCTLSSKNLDTIYEEILGPPYAVVRNMLPDSGLDGYGPIWIAAKLVEGDVPAWKLAEKLLSKKQLEQVAHLLEGISDGKVLASSAKFRWIDTIIADCVTRENSQPIPKLSRFDRIITDAFWGKSLSIVIILVGLLVSFVPAYPFMMLGMAIPTSVSPVVASYLASIGVARILVEIIAEVLLASFGFCLAMVGFVLGVSFVFGLMEETGLMARISYVFDDTMHGMGLQGKSLMPILVSFGCNMAGTAAGRVIDSWGQKTLTIAMAWAIPCGASWSVFGLLASTFFAGEAPIVMVAFFLVLLFQIRLTAKVFSSRLVPENTQQGLIMELPPYHRPRWLDLLKFVFARFFKVFKKAFSVVFFVCLFIWALSYSASDNPQGSLLVRFGTAVEPVTMFFGLRWQLFVAWICSAMGKESAVGVLAALFSVSDNGIFLSEAMKYAGGTGLGAAMAAAVTKPEALAFLFAFMFNIPCFMTVISTNQEIHSWKWTLRIALFYIVSALVYAFVAYHVGLLIWR, encoded by the coding sequence ATGGAATGTACGATTGCACTGCTCAGCCAACCGAATGCTGGCAAGTCTACCCTTTTCAATGGCTTGACGGGAGCACGGCAACATGTCGGAAATTGGCCGGGAAAAACAGTGGAAAAAAAGGAAGGGGAATTTCTTTTTGAAGGCAGACATATTCGCATTATGGATTTACCAGGAAGCTATAGCCTATCGGCAAATTCTGATGAGGAAATGATTACCAGGGATTTCATTGCAAGTAAGGAAGCCGATATCGTATGTTTGTTGTGTGATGCATCTCAGTTGGAACGGAGCCTGTTCATGCTGGCTGATTTCTGCGGTATGGACAAACCGGTTATGCTTGTGCTGAATATGATGGATGTGGCTTTGTCAAAGGAAATCCGAATTAATGTTGACGGTCTTGCCGAAAGATTGGGTATTCCTGTGGCACGTATGTCTGCTACAGACAAAAAGACCTACAAGGCCTTTTATGATAAGTTAGGCGGCGCACTTCATGCTCCTTGCACGCTATCAAGTAAAAATCTTGACACGATCTATGAGGAGATTCTGGGACCTCCCTATGCTGTTGTTCGGAACATGCTTCCTGACTCCGGTTTGGATGGCTATGGACCTATCTGGATTGCTGCAAAACTGGTTGAAGGAGATGTACCTGCGTGGAAGTTGGCTGAAAAGTTGTTGTCAAAGAAACAGTTGGAACAAGTTGCACACTTGCTTGAAGGTATTTCCGATGGAAAAGTGCTCGCATCTTCTGCCAAGTTTCGATGGATTGATACTATCATTGCTGACTGTGTGACTAGGGAAAACAGTCAGCCGATTCCGAAATTAAGTCGGTTTGACAGGATTATTACTGATGCATTTTGGGGAAAATCTCTTTCCATTGTCATTATTCTGGTAGGACTGCTTGTTTCGTTTGTACCTGCTTATCCGTTTATGATGTTGGGAATGGCAATTCCTACTTCTGTCAGTCCTGTGGTTGCTTCTTATCTTGCTTCCATAGGAGTTGCAAGGATTCTTGTAGAAATCATTGCAGAAGTGTTGCTTGCTTCTTTTGGATTTTGTCTGGCAATGGTCGGGTTTGTTTTGGGAGTCAGCTTCGTTTTCGGGCTTATGGAAGAAACGGGACTGATGGCTCGCATATCATATGTATTTGACGATACGATGCATGGGATGGGGCTGCAAGGTAAGTCGTTGATGCCGATTCTGGTGAGTTTCGGTTGCAATATGGCCGGAACAGCGGCTGGCAGGGTCATTGACTCCTGGGGGCAGAAGACGTTGACTATTGCCATGGCATGGGCAATACCATGTGGTGCGTCGTGGAGCGTATTTGGACTTTTGGCGAGTACGTTCTTTGCCGGGGAAGCTCCTATTGTCATGGTTGCTTTTTTCTTGGTTCTGCTTTTTCAGATCAGATTGACTGCAAAAGTATTCAGTTCCCGGCTTGTTCCTGAAAATACCCAGCAGGGATTGATCATGGAATTGCCTCCTTATCATAGACCCCGCTGGCTTGATCTGCTGAAGTTTGTGTTTGCCAGGTTTTTCAAGGTCTTTAAGAAAGCTTTCAGTGTTGTGTTTTTTGTTTGCCTTTTTATTTGGGCTTTGAGTTATTCTGCAAGCGACAATCCCCAAGGATCATTGCTTGTCCGTTTCGGAACTGCGGTTGAGCCTGTAACTATGTTCTTTGGTCTACGGTGGCAGCTTTTCGTAGCTTGGATTTGTTCGGCTATGGGGAAAGAATCTGCGGTAGGGGTATTGGCTGCGCTGTTCTCCGTTTCTGATAATGGTATTTTTCTTTCTGAGGCTATGAAATATGCAGGAGGCACAGGACTGGGCGCTGCAATGGCTGCTGCAGTTACAAAGCCGGAGGCTCTTGCTTTCCTTTTTGCCTTCATGTTCAATATCCCTTGCTTTATGACAGTTATTTCTACCAATCAGGAAATTCACTCATGGAAATGGACGTTGAGGATTGCGTTGTTCTATATCGTATCGGCGTTGGTATATGCCTTTGTTGCATATCATGTAGGATTGCTTATCTGGAGGTGA
- a CDS encoding TetR/AcrR family transcriptional regulator, whose amino-acid sequence MNDFGQTDENIRKAGMDLFLSYGFQKTSLRELCKAAGITTGGFYRHYGDKESLFHALVIPAITKIEALVREGKAMGNKAISQGKSELIWTMDGLLTEHFVQVIYSDFNCFKLLFTCAQGTRYENYIHTIAVEEAEIAETTMERLRGLGQDIRTVRLDELHVLAQAELSAMLEVVVHEFTREKAVKYMKTIEKFYSAGWKALYTEA is encoded by the coding sequence ATGAATGATTTTGGACAGACCGATGAAAACATAAGGAAAGCCGGTATGGATTTGTTTTTATCGTATGGTTTTCAGAAAACTAGTCTCAGGGAACTGTGTAAGGCAGCAGGAATTACCACCGGAGGATTTTACAGGCATTATGGTGATAAGGAGAGTCTGTTCCATGCGTTGGTGATTCCGGCTATAACTAAAATCGAGGCATTGGTACGAGAAGGGAAAGCTATGGGGAATAAGGCTATTTCGCAAGGGAAGTCAGAATTGATATGGACTATGGACGGCCTTTTGACCGAGCATTTCGTACAAGTGATCTATAGTGATTTCAATTGTTTCAAATTGTTGTTTACCTGTGCCCAGGGAACAAGATATGAAAATTATATCCATACCATAGCAGTTGAAGAGGCTGAGATTGCTGAAACTACCATGGAAAGACTCCGTGGCTTGGGACAGGATATCCGCACTGTGCGTTTGGATGAATTGCATGTGCTGGCACAGGCGGAACTTTCCGCTATGTTGGAAGTTGTAGTACATGAGTTTACGAGGGAAAAGGCAGTGAAATATATGAAGACCATTGAAAAATTTTATTCTGCTGGATGGAAGGCACTTTATACGGAGGCTTAG
- a CDS encoding ABC transporter ATP-binding protein/permease has product MVEEKTTYYWMERWARPFRGYYIASVAMALVQVACSLMPYFIIASVIRSLVAGTGNWSYYVIEVGIAVLFTVVSMLSYTVSTTLSHKATFSVIGEVRKRLCDKLTNLPMGYLLDTSSGELKNNIVEKVDSIEPVLAHAVPEMTSSLLVPLGILVYEMVLDWRMGLVSLVTLPVGLLVMMGMMKGYEQKYAHYVQANKELNATAVEYIRGIKVIKAFNQRASSYEKFSNKAKLAADSAIEWMRDCQLYYCLGIAIVPATLIAILPVGCLFILNGTLSSSMFILFIILSLGIMKPLLHAVSFTDDFAKVKVVVHDIADILGRENLQRPRMEANIDSYDIALERVSFAYGKEPVLTDVDLKLPAGSVTALVGPSGSGKTTIARLIASQWDAKEGNIAVGGVRMENIPLSQLNDMVAFVTQDNFLFNETVMENIRCGRKDATDEMVMDIAVKSNCDTFIRKLEHGYQTVCGSGGGHLSGGEKQRISIARAMLKDAPIIILDEATSYTDPESEADIQQAVSGLVQGKTLIVIAHRLSTIIHSDKIAVINEGRVEAEGTHEELLAQCRLYKDMWEAHVSSRETDIRGAQENV; this is encoded by the coding sequence ATGGTCGAAGAAAAGACCACATATTATTGGATGGAACGGTGGGCACGTCCTTTCAGGGGGTACTACATCGCTTCTGTGGCAATGGCGCTTGTACAGGTTGCCTGCAGCTTGATGCCATACTTCATCATAGCTTCCGTCATCCGGTCTTTGGTTGCTGGGACTGGTAATTGGTCTTACTATGTGATTGAAGTTGGCATTGCCGTCCTTTTTACAGTTGTATCAATGCTTTCCTACACGGTAAGTACGACATTGTCACATAAGGCTACTTTTTCGGTCATAGGTGAGGTTCGGAAAAGACTATGTGACAAACTGACCAACTTACCGATGGGATATCTGCTGGATACTTCTTCAGGTGAACTGAAGAATAACATTGTTGAAAAAGTGGATTCGATAGAGCCGGTTTTGGCACATGCCGTGCCTGAAATGACTTCAAGCCTGCTGGTTCCTTTGGGTATCCTTGTCTATGAAATGGTCCTTGATTGGCGGATGGGATTGGTATCCTTGGTTACGTTGCCTGTCGGTCTGCTTGTCATGATGGGCATGATGAAGGGCTACGAGCAGAAATATGCTCATTATGTACAGGCGAACAAGGAACTCAATGCAACGGCTGTCGAATATATCAGGGGCATAAAGGTAATAAAAGCCTTTAACCAGCGGGCATCATCCTATGAAAAGTTTTCGAACAAGGCCAAGCTGGCGGCGGATTCTGCCATAGAGTGGATGCGTGATTGCCAGCTTTATTACTGCCTTGGCATTGCAATCGTGCCTGCTACCTTGATTGCCATCCTACCGGTAGGCTGCCTTTTTATACTGAATGGTACTCTGTCCAGCAGCATGTTTATCCTGTTCATTATCCTTTCTTTGGGGATCATGAAGCCTTTGCTCCATGCGGTATCCTTTACGGATGATTTTGCCAAGGTAAAGGTAGTCGTCCATGATATCGCAGACATACTCGGACGGGAGAACCTGCAGCGGCCGAGAATGGAGGCAAATATAGACTCTTATGATATTGCACTTGAACGTGTCAGCTTTGCCTATGGCAAGGAACCGGTACTCACTGACGTGGATCTGAAACTGCCGGCAGGATCAGTCACTGCCTTGGTAGGGCCATCCGGCAGCGGGAAGACAACCATTGCAAGGCTCATAGCTTCCCAATGGGATGCGAAGGAAGGAAACATAGCTGTCGGAGGTGTCAGGATGGAAAACATTCCGCTCAGCCAGCTCAATGATATGGTTGCTTTCGTCACACAGGACAATTTTCTGTTCAATGAAACGGTCATGGAGAATATCCGATGTGGCAGGAAGGATGCAACCGATGAGATGGTAATGGACATTGCAGTGAAAAGCAACTGTGACACATTCATAAGAAAACTTGAACATGGCTACCAAACCGTCTGCGGCAGTGGAGGCGGACATCTTTCAGGTGGAGAAAAACAACGCATCAGCATCGCCCGTGCCATGCTGAAGGATGCCCCGATCATTATTCTCGACGAAGCTACCAGCTATACGGATCCTGAAAGTGAAGCAGATATCCAGCAGGCTGTTTCCGGCCTTGTACAGGGAAAGACCTTGATTGTCATAGCTCATAGGCTTTCTACCATTATACATTCAGATAAGATTGCGGTGATCAATGAAGGAAGGGTAGAAGCAGAAGGAACCCATGAAGAACTGCTCGCACAGTGCAGGCTGTACAAGGATATGTGGGAAGCTCATGTCAGTTCACGAGAAACAGATATAAGAGGAGCGCAAGAAAATGTTTAG
- a CDS encoding ABC transporter ATP-binding protein/permease, with protein sequence MFRTLRKYYSFCATYSKELHKGTISSLIYSFCWGLKFGAIAVVLAALFSGTVSYTTVWLSFGLMLADVIIEAISKDKQVMADCIAGYQVAANKRMEIADRMKAISMGYFNDQKLGYIVSVTTNNCETVQEVGTRIAQTVTDGLLITAVILVFMLIWNWKIGLVAVCGFLAFFLVNAKIQKVSASITSRKVKADLDITDAILEFVQGISVIRSYNLVGTSSRKVQSSIEECTAVNYKMERKFIPWIGLQKFVLKFASFMIILMSIKVYLSGETSLLLSTMFIIAAFGIFQDLELAGGMATLLRLLDRNIDRIQALLEADGMSEGSRTSAPVRHDIKIEDVTFSYEARQVIDHVSFTVPQGTTTALIGPSGCGKTTICNLIARFWDVDGGSISIGGIDVRHYSLDELMEQISMVFQEVYLFNDTIENNIRFGSPQATHEMVIEAARAACCDEFISKLENGYDTVVGEGGATISGGEKQRISIARAILKDAPIVILDEATANVDPENESRLQLAIERLAKDKTLLIIAHRMNTVRNADQIIALKDGMIVQQGTHDQLMKMGGLYADFIMTREKSIGWKLA encoded by the coding sequence ATGTTTAGGACCCTACGTAAATATTATTCATTCTGTGCTACATATAGCAAGGAACTTCACAAAGGAACAATAAGCAGCTTGATATACTCATTTTGCTGGGGCCTGAAGTTCGGTGCAATTGCCGTGGTGCTTGCTGCTCTGTTTTCCGGGACAGTTTCTTATACTACCGTCTGGCTGTCGTTTGGACTGATGCTTGCGGATGTCATAATCGAGGCTATCAGCAAAGACAAGCAGGTGATGGCTGATTGTATCGCTGGATATCAGGTGGCAGCTAACAAACGTATGGAGATTGCAGACAGGATGAAAGCTATTTCCATGGGATACTTCAATGACCAGAAACTTGGGTACATCGTGTCTGTCACTACCAACAACTGTGAGACAGTACAGGAGGTCGGTACCCGAATTGCACAGACAGTGACCGACGGCCTGCTGATTACCGCTGTCATCTTGGTATTCATGCTCATCTGGAATTGGAAGATAGGATTGGTTGCAGTCTGCGGTTTCCTTGCCTTTTTCCTGGTGAATGCAAAGATACAGAAAGTTTCTGCATCCATTACTTCAAGGAAAGTCAAGGCCGATTTGGACATTACTGATGCCATATTGGAATTTGTCCAGGGGATTTCAGTGATACGGTCCTATAATCTTGTTGGAACTTCAAGTCGGAAAGTACAGTCAAGCATTGAAGAATGTACTGCCGTAAACTATAAGATGGAACGCAAGTTCATTCCATGGATAGGGTTGCAGAAGTTTGTCCTCAAATTTGCATCCTTTATGATTATCCTGATGTCAATCAAGGTGTATCTGTCAGGAGAAACAAGTCTTCTGCTCAGCACGATGTTCATCATAGCTGCTTTTGGTATCTTCCAGGATCTTGAACTTGCAGGCGGCATGGCTACCTTGTTGAGGCTGTTGGACAGGAATATTGATCGGATACAGGCCCTTCTGGAAGCTGACGGTATGTCGGAAGGTTCACGTACTTCTGCGCCTGTAAGACATGATATCAAGATTGAGGACGTGACATTCAGCTATGAAGCCAGACAGGTCATAGACCATGTCAGTTTTACTGTACCGCAAGGTACCACTACGGCTCTTATCGGTCCTTCCGGTTGTGGTAAAACCACTATATGCAATTTGATTGCCCGTTTTTGGGATGTGGATGGTGGTTCAATCAGCATCGGTGGCATAGATGTCAGACATTACTCATTGGATGAACTGATGGAACAGATCAGCATGGTATTCCAGGAAGTCTATCTGTTCAATGACACTATAGAGAACAATATCCGTTTCGGAAGTCCGCAGGCAACCCATGAAATGGTTATAGAGGCGGCACGGGCTGCCTGCTGTGATGAATTCATTTCCAAGTTGGAAAACGGCTATGACACGGTAGTCGGTGAAGGAGGTGCAACTATTTCAGGAGGAGAAAAACAAAGGATTTCCATAGCAAGGGCTATATTGAAAGATGCGCCCATTGTCATCCTTGATGAGGCAACTGCCAATGTCGATCCTGAAAACGAATCAAGGTTACAGCTTGCCATTGAGCGGTTGGCTAAGGACAAGACGCTGCTTATCATTGCCCATCGCA